A window of Pelagicoccus enzymogenes genomic DNA:
GGTTTCCTTCTGCTCCTCGTTCGGGATGCGCTTCAGGAAGGTTTCCACTGACTTGCGAAAAGCGTGAGGCCAGGTGAGCGAAAGCTGCTTGATTTGCTTTTCGTACGTTTCCACTGCGGCGGTCATCACCTGAGTGGCTTCATCGAGGTCCTCCTTCTTCTCGTCGAGCTCGGCGCGCTTCTTCTCGCCGGCGGAAGCGGTTTCTTCCGCTGTTTTGATAATGTCCTTGAGGCTCGCGATCTCAGTTTCCATGAACTCGATGGAGTTCTCGATAACTTCCTTCTGCTCGACCCAGGCAAATTTCTCTTCCGAGATTTGCTTTTCGAGAGATATCCACTCGCTCAATACGTTTTGAGTATCTTTAACGACGTCCGCAGATACTGAATACGTGGCTGAAATCGATAGCGTGGCAGCAGCGGCCAAGCATTTGAAAGTCTTTGTGTGTAAACCTAGCATGTTGTTTTTAGCTTAGAGCTTTGGGTAGGGGGTTATTTGGAAAAGCCGCGGCGGAACTACCCGGCACCGCCGCGGCTGAGTTTCCTATTATTCAGATCAAATGATCTACGCTGAGAGGCCTAGAACTTGGTCGACAACGTCAGCGCGACGTTGCGTCCACGGTCCGCTAGGACCTGGCCACTTGTTCCAGAGTACGAGCGTGCGTACCAGATGTACTGGTCGAAGAGGTTCGAGATGCTGAGGGATGCCTTCCAGCCTTCAAGAGGCGTGTCGGACGCACCCGTGTATGCGATAC
This region includes:
- a CDS encoding DUF3450 family protein → MLGLHTKTFKCLAAAATLSISATYSVSADVVKDTQNVLSEWISLEKQISEEKFAWVEQKEVIENSIEFMETEIASLKDIIKTAEETASAGEKKRAELDEKKEDLDEATQVMTAAVETYEKQIKQLSLTWPHAFRKSVETFLKRIPNEEQKETTPITIRLQNVVAIMSQFEKFQSVVTKDTGIQEVGGESREVTTLYFGFAYAYFVDGTGEYAGYGYPSSSKGWDWTPDATIAEKVSQLVAIYDRTVDASFLGMPAKIVTP